The Deltaproteobacteria bacterium genomic interval TTCACCCCTCGACTCGCATATTCCTGAACGATAGCGCAGGTCTGGTCTGTCGAGCCATCCGACGCGACCACAATCTCGAACTGGTCTTGCGGGTAATCGATGGCAAGCGCGTTCTCCACTTTTTTCTGGATCACTTCCTCTTCGTTGTACGCGGAGATGACGAGCGACACTGAAGGCGTAATCTCTGCGGTTTGGACCGGCGGACGTTTGATGAGCCGATTGAGAGCCACTAAGACGAGCGGGTAGCCACAATAGTGGTACACGATGGTGGCCAAAGAGAGCCAGAAGATAATCTCCCACATAGGTAGTTGTTCTTCCGTTGCGAGTTAGAGGGCAATGCCTTTCGCCGTCAACATTTCTGTATAAAGACTTTCTATGGCGTGCAGCGTGTGGCGGAACGAAAACCGTTGGTGCACGGACTGTCGTGCGGCGTGAGCGAACTGACGTGCCAGCGCTTGGTCGCCGAGCAACTGGAGAATGGCTTGCGCCATCTCGCTTGACTGGTGCGTGGGAACCACCAAGCCGGTTTCCCCATGCGTGACCACTTCCGCGTTGCCTCCGGCATTGGTGACGACCACCGGTTTTTCTAGCGCCATGGCTTCGAGCAGCGCATTCGGCATACCCTCGATGACGGAAGGAAGGACAAAAATATCGAACATCGAGATGACTGCTTGGCTATCGAGCCGTTGTCCGAGAAACTTGACTTGAGACGCAATGCCTAATGAGTGCGCCTGCGCTTCTAATTGGGCGCGTAACGGTCCGTCTCCGACCAGAACGAACGTCACGTCTTGCTCACTGCGCGCGATTTCCGCTGCAGCGCTCAGAAAGTATTCTTGCCCCTTTTTCCAGGCGAGCCTTCCGAGGGTGCCGATCACGCGAGTTTGCGGTCCAAGCCCAAGCACTGCCCGTTCTCGATCTCTGGCTCCACTGGCGGCGAACTCGTCGAATTCGTCATTGATGCCGTTCGGGATAACGATGATTTTATCCGCCGGACACCCTTCCGTCCGAATGACAAACTCTCGTACCGCGTCCGCGTTCGCAATCACTTTGTCGGCGAAACGATTCACTGCCCAATGACTCCACGCTTCGATCCGCCTCTGATAGGTATCGAGGCTGCGTTTGCTCACCAGTAAGACAGGGATACGGGCGCAGGCTGCGAGCAGCGTTCCGACGATATTGGCAAACGAGAGATAGCAATGGAGGAGCTGCACCCCGTCTTGGCGTAACGAACGGATGGCACGACGAAACAGCGGAAGCGTACGTGCCTCTTGCAGACGAGTCCCTAGCCCGAAACTCCGAATCGGGATGCCCAGTTGTTCAGCCTCGGCAGTGAGTTCGCCT includes:
- a CDS encoding glycosyltransferase is translated as MPPVPVAYFIDHLKVGGAQRHLIEVLRGLDRHRFAPQVWTLRGEGELTAEAEQLGIPIRSFGLGTRLQEARTLPLFRRAIRSLRQDGVQLLHCYLSFANIVGTLLAACARIPVLLVSKRSLDTYQRRIEAWSHWAVNRFADKVIANADAVREFVIRTEGCPADKIIVIPNGINDEFDEFAASGARDRERAVLGLGPQTRVIGTLGRLAWKKGQEYFLSAAAEIARSEQDVTFVLVGDGPLRAQLEAQAHSLGIASQVKFLGQRLDSQAVISMFDIFVLPSVIEGMPNALLEAMALEKPVVVTNAGGNAEVVTHGETGLVVPTHQSSEMAQAILQLLGDQALARQFAHAARQSVHQRFSFRHTLHAIESLYTEMLTAKGIAL